A single window of Culicoides brevitarsis isolate CSIRO-B50_1 chromosome 3, AGI_CSIRO_Cbre_v1, whole genome shotgun sequence DNA harbors:
- the LOC134833226 gene encoding 3',5'-cyclic-AMP phosphodiesterase isoform X3 yields the protein MIITFLVIFSFLRDLRKKRNYSFRSSSSRGRLLDTRENTLTTSDSQEDFLAFTSTSVSETIYSSATSATFKLRNESSSICSDITLASTDPDSRRCSEQDAVSTTARMTSRKYIGYKQQRSRYSRGSLPRRRRTTGSFDAENGGQSTGGARSPLEGNQAEKGLVLQQNCPQRRESFLYRSDSDFEMSPKSMSRNSSIASERFKETEAPPMPTERTHMEELIVTPFAQILSSLRTVRNNMYNLTNVQQKSKRAPSVAQASKPLVPGEESYVKLATETIDELDWCLDQLETVQTHRSVSDMASLKFKRMLNKELSHLSESSRSGNQISEYICSTFLDKQQDYDLPSLVEENLASERSPQVRSRSPRSTNVPPPMSQIAGFNKKPLMHTNSFTSDRLPSYGVETPHEAQLGQALGEMNNWGIDIFKIGLLSMNRPLTCVAYWIFCERDLLNTLMIPAKVFLAFITTLEDHYVKDNPFHNSLHAADVTQSIHVLLNSPALENVFTQLEICAAVFGAAIHDVDHPGLTNQFLINSSSELALMYNDESVLENHHLAVAFKLLQNKECDLFQNLQKKQRQTLRKMAIDMVLSTDMSKHMTLLADLKTMVETKKVAGSGVLMLDNYTDRIQVLENMVHCADLSNPTKPLPLYKKWVSLLMEEFFRQGDKERAAGMDISPMCDRHCATVEKSQVGFIDYIVHPLWESWSELVSPDAQEILDTLEENRDYYQSLIPPSPPSDDGDDKIRFQVTLEEEGNSEVEDEEREMEEETHEKENE from the exons ATGATTATAACATTTTTGGTGATATTCTCATTTCTACGTGACTTACGTAAAAAACGAAACTATTCATTCCGCAGTAGTAGTAGTAGAGGTCGATTGCTTGACACACGAGAAAATACTCTTACAACTAGTGATTCACAAGAAGATTTTCTCGCATTTACGTCAACATCAGTTAGTGAGACAATTTACTCGTCAGCAACTAGTGCCACTTTTAAATTACGCAATGAATCAAGCTCAATTTGCTCGGACATTACATTAGCATCTACAGATCCAGATAGTCGCCGTTGCTCGGAGCAGGATGCCGTTAGCACAACCGCTCGCATGACAAGCCGAAAATACATTGGTTATAAGCAACAGCGTAGCAGATACTCGAGGGGTAGCTTGCCACGACGTCGACGGACAACAGGAAG ttttgatGCTGAAAATGGTGGCCAAAGTACAGGTGGAGCAAGATCTCCATTGGAAGGAAATCAAGCTGAAAAAGGCTTGGTGCTACAACAAAATTGTCCACAGAGACGAGAGTCCTTTTTATATCGTTCAGATAGTGATTTTGAGATGTCACCAAAATCAATGTCAAGGAACTCTAGCATTGCTAGTGAGCg TTTTAAAGAGACTGAAGCACCGCCAATGCCTACAGAAAGAAc gcATATGGAAGAGCTTATTGTTACTCCATTCGCGCAAATATTGTCTAGCTTAAGGACCGTACGAAATAATATGTACAATCTAACAAATGTTCAACAAAA gtcgaAGAGAGCGCCATCGGTTGCACAGGCATCGAAACCGTTAGTGCCGGGTGAAGAGTCTTACGTTAAGTTAGCCACTGAGACGATTGATGAGCTTGACTGGTGTTTAGATCAATTGGAGACAGTGCAAACACATCGTAGTGTTTCCGATATGGCATCGTTGaaa ttTAAAAGAATGCTTAATAAGGAGCTATCACATTTGAGTGAGTCTAGTAGATCTGGTAATCAAATATCGGAGTATATTTGCTCAACATTCTTGG ATAAACAACAAGACTATGATTTACCAAGTTtagttgaagaaaatttggcATCTGAGAGAAGTCCACAAGTACGAAGCCGTTCGCCACGTTCAACAAATGTCCCACCTCCTATGTCACAAATTGCcggttttaataaaaagccaCTGATGCACACCAATTCTTTTACCAGTGACCGCCTTCCGTCATATGGCGTAGAAACACCTCACGAGGCGCAACTGGGTCAGGCACTTGGAGAAATGAATAACTGGGGCAttgatatatttaaaattggttTACTTAGTATGAATCGTCCACTTACTTGTGTCGCATACTGGATATTTTGC gAACGGGATTTACTCAACACTCTCATGATACCGGCTAAAGTATTTTTGGCATTTATCACAACACTAGAAGATCACTATGTGAAAGACAATCCATTTCATAACTCGTTACATGCTGCGGATGTAACACAAAGTATACATGTTTTACTCAATTCACCAGCGCTTGAAAATGTCTTTACGCAGCTTGAAATCTGCGCAGCTGTTTTTGGTGCAGCTATTCACGATGTTGACCATCCTGGATTAactaaccaatttttgatcaattcaa GTTCGGAATTAGCACTTATGTACAATGATGAGTCTGTTTTGGAAAACCATCACTTAGCAGTTGCCTTTAAACTTTTACAGAATAAAGAATGTGATCTCTTCCAAAATCTTCAAAA AAAACAACGCCAAACATTGCGCAAAATGGCAATTGACATGGTTTTATCAACCGACATGTCTAAGCATATGACATTATTAGCTGACCTGAAAACTAtggttgaaacaaaaaaagttgctgGCTCTGGTGTTCTGATGTTAGACAATTATACGGATAGAATACAG GTGCTCGAAAACATGGTTCATTGCGCTGATTTGAGCAATCCTACGAAGCCATTACCACTCTATAAGAAATGGGTCTCATTATTGATGGAAGAGTTCTTTAGACAAGGTGATAAAGAAAGAGCAGCTGGAATGGACATAAGTCCCATGTGCGATCGCCATTGTGCTACAGTTGAAAAATCACAAGTAGGATTCATTGATTACATTGTTCATCCGCTCTGGGAAAGTTGGTCTGAATTAG TGAGTCCAGATGCGCAAGAAATTTTAGATACTCTAGAGGAAAACAGAGACTATTATCAAAGTTTAATCCCACCGTCACCACCTTCAGATGATGGCGATGATAAAATACGCTTTCAA GTAACTTTAGAAGAAGAAGGTAATTCAGAGGTTGAGGACGAAGAAAGAGAAATGGAAGAAGAAACACACGAAAAAGAGAACGAATGA